The following proteins are encoded in a genomic region of Ornithinibacillus sp. 4-3:
- a CDS encoding GNAT family N-acetyltransferase, with protein MLKKDEEQWRTAFLAFKDKECVGVLTIYEAMALYASGTFGIIQELYVASKVRSEGVGEQLIVAAKKHGKKYGWNNLEVGTPNPEIWNRTISLYKRLGFTEIGFRLKHPLK; from the coding sequence TTGCTAAAAAAAGATGAAGAACAATGGAGGACTGCCTTCTTAGCTTTTAAAGATAAAGAATGTGTCGGTGTGCTAACTATTTATGAAGCTATGGCTTTATATGCATCCGGTACTTTTGGTATTATTCAAGAATTATATGTAGCATCAAAAGTGCGAAGTGAAGGTGTTGGTGAACAATTAATTGTTGCTGCAAAAAAACATGGCAAAAAATATGGATGGAATAATTTAGAAGTTGGAACTCCAAATCCTGAAATATGGAATAGAACAATTTCCCTTTATAAACGTTTAGGTTTTACAGAGATTGGCTTCCGTCTGAAACATCCTTTAAAATAA
- a CDS encoding bifunctional transcriptional activator/DNA repair enzyme AdaA produces the protein MMKKPTEEQQRAIIENDQSYDGQFFYAVKTTKIFCRPSCKSRVPNFDNVTIFRDAAAAVEAGYRPCKRCKSGGSRLPDEEWITHIEMYIKENYSKPLTLDYIADHCHGSAYHLHRVFKRIKGITPLEYLQQIRMEEAKIYLVQTDLSIQEIAKLVGIPNSARFSTVFKEKNKQTPSHYRKNYKEECKNEK, from the coding sequence ATGATGAAAAAGCCAACAGAAGAACAACAAAGGGCAATTATTGAAAATGATCAGAGCTATGATGGGCAATTCTTTTATGCGGTTAAAACAACTAAAATCTTTTGTAGACCATCTTGTAAATCAAGAGTACCAAATTTTGATAATGTAACTATTTTTAGAGATGCGGCAGCTGCAGTAGAAGCAGGGTATAGACCATGTAAAAGATGTAAATCAGGTGGTAGTCGTTTGCCTGATGAAGAATGGATTACACATATTGAAATGTATATAAAGGAAAATTACTCGAAGCCTTTAACCTTAGATTATATAGCCGATCATTGCCATGGTAGTGCTTATCATCTACACCGAGTTTTTAAAAGAATCAAAGGCATAACTCCATTAGAATATTTACAACAGATTAGGATGGAAGAGGCAAAAATATATTTAGTTCAAACTGATCTGTCGATACAAGAGATTGCAAAACTAGTTGGAATTCCGAATTCTGCAAGGTTTTCAACAGTATTTAAAGAGAAAAATAAGCAGACACCAAGTCATTATAGAAAAAATTACAAAGAGGAGTGTAAAAATGAAAAATAA
- a CDS encoding methylated-DNA--[protein]-cysteine S-methyltransferase, giving the protein MKNKQNQFVYYGNINHKDWSIYIAATDKGLCFVGSQKEGINELRAWVDKNKSGATLTEDETKISPYAYQLKEYLDGKRKTFDITVDLNGTIFQETVWNELQNIPYGEIVSYSDLANKIGKPKAVRAVGAANGANPVMIVVPCHRVVAKNGNLTGFRGGLEMKKALLALEKSNEMGE; this is encoded by the coding sequence ATGAAAAATAAACAAAACCAATTCGTTTATTATGGAAATATAAATCACAAAGACTGGTCCATTTATATTGCAGCAACAGACAAAGGGCTATGCTTCGTTGGTTCTCAAAAAGAAGGAATAAACGAGCTAAGAGCTTGGGTAGATAAAAACAAATCGGGTGCAACACTTACCGAGGATGAAACGAAAATTAGCCCGTATGCTTATCAGCTTAAGGAATATTTAGATGGAAAGAGAAAAACATTTGATATCACTGTTGATTTAAATGGTACGATTTTTCAAGAAACCGTGTGGAATGAGTTACAAAATATTCCCTATGGTGAAATAGTTTCTTACTCTGATCTTGCTAATAAAATTGGCAAGCCAAAAGCGGTACGAGCAGTTGGCGCGGCTAATGGTGCAAATCCAGTAATGATTGTTGTTCCATGCCATAGAGTCGTTGCTAAAAATGGTAATTTAACAGGATTTCGAGGTGGTTTGGAGATGAAAAAAGCATTACTTGCACTTGAAAAATCAAATGAGATGGGAGAGTAA
- a CDS encoding DNA-3-methyladenine glycosylase, protein MRAWKEEDQDILIETPEAFDFKVNLDYLLRDPNECMYEIEDHLITRVIEVNNVCILARISERDKKCLCVEFLGETKPKSLADKEAVVRYICEWFDLDNDLTLFYEMGYQDPLLKQPIEQFYGLRTIGIDDLFEALCWGVLGQQINLKFAYTLKRHFVEKFGKSLDYNDKKYWIFPSFEEIAVLTPEDMADIKMTRKKSEYIIDIAKLMKSGHLSKEKMLGFDDFNQAEKELIKIRGIGPWTANYVLMRCLRYPAAFPIDDVGLINAIKFLKGMERKPTKEEIRLLASTWKNWESYATFYLWRTLY, encoded by the coding sequence ATGAGAGCTTGGAAGGAAGAAGATCAAGATATTTTGATTGAAACACCAGAAGCTTTTGATTTTAAGGTAAATCTGGACTATTTGTTAAGAGATCCAAATGAATGTATGTATGAAATTGAAGATCATTTAATTACTCGTGTGATTGAGGTAAACAATGTCTGTATATTAGCACGTATAAGTGAAAGAGATAAGAAATGTTTATGTGTTGAGTTTTTAGGGGAAACAAAGCCCAAGTCATTAGCAGATAAAGAAGCCGTCGTTCGTTATATTTGCGAATGGTTCGATCTTGATAATGATCTTACCCTATTTTACGAAATGGGCTATCAGGACCCCTTATTGAAGCAGCCAATCGAGCAGTTTTATGGGCTGAGAACTATTGGGATAGATGATTTATTTGAAGCTTTATGCTGGGGAGTTTTAGGTCAACAAATCAATCTCAAATTTGCATACACCTTAAAACGTCATTTTGTAGAGAAATTTGGTAAGTCATTGGACTATAACGATAAGAAGTATTGGATTTTCCCTTCCTTTGAAGAAATAGCTGTATTAACTCCTGAAGATATGGCAGATATAAAAATGACAAGGAAAAAAAGCGAATATATTATCGATATTGCAAAGTTGATGAAAAGTGGACATTTATCAAAAGAAAAAATGCTAGGTTTTGATGACTTTAATCAAGCTGAAAAGGAATTAATTAAAATTCGTGGGATTGGACCATGGACGGCTAATTATGTATTGATGCGTTGCCTTCGCTATCCAGCTGCCTTCCCTATTGATGATGTTGGATTAATCAATGCCATTAAATTTCTAAAAGGAATGGAAAGAAAACCAACAAAAGAGGAAATAAGATTATTGGCTTCTACATGGAAAAACTGGGAATCTTATGCGACTTTTTATCTGTGGAGAACATTGTATTAA
- a CDS encoding radical SAM protein, translated as MNKKYTNSKSLLNKGTGFLKGYSHTLNPYVGCAFGCSYCYVRQLPVQIFRDESWGSWLDVKENAASILEKELVREKAKGPVTIFMSSSTDPYQPAEYKEEITRSLLEVMVNNPPDFLFIQTRSSLVLRDIDLIKQLDKRVRVSMTIETDSENIRKHFTPYAPPIQGRLKALRKLKENHIPTQVTIAPLLPSSKDFPAILSEVVDRVCIDDYFMGDGSGGKRTAKLGVHQKYEELQMEKWYEKDTYLKLYRRFEKHFNSDQIYISQSGFMP; from the coding sequence ATGAATAAAAAATATACAAATTCAAAAAGCTTATTAAATAAAGGAACTGGATTCTTAAAGGGGTATAGCCATACATTAAATCCATATGTTGGTTGTGCCTTTGGCTGTTCTTATTGCTATGTTCGTCAGCTACCTGTACAAATATTTCGTGATGAGAGCTGGGGAAGCTGGTTAGATGTAAAAGAAAATGCGGCAAGTATATTAGAAAAGGAATTAGTTCGTGAAAAAGCCAAAGGACCTGTCACAATTTTTATGTCATCTAGTACGGATCCCTATCAGCCAGCAGAATATAAGGAGGAAATCACTCGTTCTCTTTTGGAGGTTATGGTTAATAATCCACCAGATTTTTTATTTATTCAAACGAGAAGTTCGCTTGTATTAAGGGATATTGATCTAATTAAACAATTAGACAAGCGTGTACGTGTAAGTATGACTATCGAAACAGATTCAGAGAATATTAGAAAACACTTTACCCCCTATGCACCACCTATTCAAGGTAGGTTAAAAGCGTTACGTAAGCTTAAGGAAAATCATATTCCCACTCAAGTAACTATAGCACCACTTTTGCCAAGCTCTAAGGATTTTCCTGCCATATTGTCTGAAGTCGTTGATAGAGTTTGTATAGATGATTATTTTATGGGTGATGGAAGTGGTGGAAAACGAACTGCAAAGCTTGGTGTACATCAAAAATATGAAGAACTCCAGATGGAAAAATGGTATGAAAAAGATACTTACTTAAAACTGTATAGACGTTTTGAAAAACATTTTAATTCTGATCAGATCTATATTAGCCAATCAGGATTTATGCCTTAA
- a CDS encoding GyrI-like domain-containing protein, with translation MKNFDYEIKTLPAYRAMGLKCDVPFTEIETIKDVIQDSVSRVDTLEYAVNKNIRLGLSYHLRPDGFVYYSVYEVEEKQQLPDGMVEINIPEMTYLVTKHKGESIEKTYLKIMEWIRGSEYKAFKEQSIQYYDELPIKHERHTNHIDISNPPFEIWIPIEKS, from the coding sequence ATGAAAAACTTTGATTATGAAATTAAAACGCTTCCTGCTTATCGTGCAATGGGACTAAAATGTGATGTTCCATTCACTGAAATTGAAACAATTAAAGATGTGATTCAGGATTCAGTGAGTAGGGTGGATACACTTGAATATGCTGTAAATAAAAATATAAGATTAGGCCTGTCTTATCATCTTCGACCAGATGGTTTTGTTTATTATTCTGTCTATGAAGTAGAGGAAAAACAGCAGCTACCTGATGGGATGGTTGAAATCAATATTCCAGAAATGACTTATTTAGTAACAAAGCATAAGGGTGAAAGTATTGAAAAAACTTATCTGAAAATTATGGAATGGATAAGGGGAAGTGAGTACAAAGCTTTTAAAGAACAGAGTATCCAATATTATGATGAATTGCCGATAAAACACGAAAGGCACACAAATCATATAGATATAAGTAATCCTCCATTTGAAATATGGATACCTATAGAAAAATCATAA
- a CDS encoding Hsp33 family molecular chaperone HslO → MKNTIVKTLIYDNQVRLFFANNTELINKILTKNKNIHPIHKQMLGKTISVISILTGTLKGEQRISLQITLSEPKYKIFADADAKGNVRGYLNDALLHAPMQHDTSFADLIGSKGTIRVVKGSAMNQFIGITDMPYQNIIDDISHYFIQSEQTQTYIAANISFTNDNNIQFSSIL, encoded by the coding sequence ATGAAGAATACAATTGTTAAAACGCTTATTTATGATAATCAAGTGCGCTTATTCTTTGCAAATAATACAGAGCTAATCAATAAAATTTTAACAAAAAATAAAAACATCCATCCTATTCACAAACAAATGTTAGGAAAAACGATCTCTGTTATTAGTATACTGACAGGCACTTTAAAAGGAGAACAAAGAATAAGTCTACAAATAACATTAAGTGAGCCAAAATATAAAATCTTTGCTGATGCTGATGCTAAAGGAAATGTTCGCGGATACCTTAATGATGCACTACTCCATGCTCCCATGCAGCATGACACGTCATTTGCTGATTTAATTGGCTCTAAAGGAACTATTCGTGTAGTAAAAGGGTCTGCAATGAATCAATTTATCGGAATAACGGATATGCCATATCAAAACATTATTGATGATATATCGCATTACTTTATTCAGAGTGAGCAAACACAAACATATATCGCTGCTAATATTAGCTTTACAAATGACAATAATATTCAGTTTAGCTCAATTCTTTAA
- a CDS encoding DMT family transporter: MQRENKEKLGLLLGLVGVICFSLTLPATSIAVEYFGTTIVGLGRTVVAAVLIAIIFIVRKEKLPSLRQFKSLIIVAVGAVLGFPLLTSWAMESLPVSHGAVELALLPLATAGFAMLRAGEIPSRKFWISSIIGSLAVIIYALYLGFGQLQFADLALLAAVIILGLSYAEGGRLSKELGSWQVIAWAIMIGAPFFIIPVGMNFTVDMLQAPVQAWISFIYLAIISQFLAYVAWYGGMAMGGIARVSQLQYLQPFLMILFATLFLDESITFFTIIAAGIVVLSVITGKNAPVLRKEIS, encoded by the coding sequence GTGCAGAGAGAAAATAAAGAAAAATTAGGATTATTGTTAGGATTAGTAGGTGTTATTTGTTTTAGTTTAACACTTCCTGCGACAAGTATCGCAGTCGAATACTTTGGCACAACTATAGTTGGTTTAGGTAGAACCGTTGTGGCGGCTGTTCTAATTGCTATTATATTTATTGTTCGAAAAGAAAAACTACCTTCTCTTCGTCAATTCAAAAGCCTAATTATTGTCGCTGTTGGTGCAGTTTTAGGATTCCCTCTCCTCACTTCTTGGGCCATGGAATCCTTACCTGTTTCTCATGGAGCAGTGGAATTAGCATTATTACCATTAGCAACAGCAGGATTTGCTATGTTAAGAGCAGGTGAAATCCCTTCTCGCAAATTTTGGATTTCAAGTATCATTGGCTCTTTAGCTGTTATTATCTATGCGCTTTATCTTGGATTCGGCCAATTGCAATTTGCTGATTTAGCCTTACTCGCAGCTGTAATTATACTTGGGCTTAGTTATGCGGAGGGTGGAAGGTTATCGAAAGAATTAGGCAGCTGGCAAGTGATTGCCTGGGCAATTATGATTGGAGCTCCTTTTTTCATTATTCCAGTTGGAATGAATTTTACCGTAGACATGCTTCAAGCTCCTGTGCAGGCTTGGATCAGCTTTATTTACCTCGCTATTATCAGCCAGTTTCTAGCATATGTTGCTTGGTATGGAGGAATGGCTATGGGAGGAATCGCAAGAGTAAGTCAGCTTCAATACTTACAACCATTTTTGATGATCCTATTTGCAACGTTATTTCTAGATGAATCGATTACATTCTTCACGATAATTGCAGCAGGGATTGTCGTTCTTTCTGTTATAACAGGGAAAAATGCCCCTGTGTTGAGGAAAGAAATTTCCTAA
- a CDS encoding PLP-dependent aminotransferase family protein: MNPKYINIMEEIKLRLTNGSLVTGSKLPSIRHLAKEFSCSKNTVIKAYVELEKEHLIYAVPKSGYYVVNEFQNEINENKEIDFLSAGPDKNAMPYVDFQHCMNQAIEHYKEELFTYSDQQGLYSLRAQVAKYLQDLQVFTQPERLVVVSGSQQALNLLVSMPFPNGKNNILIEQPTYFGFIESLQLQQTTTFGIDLSMEGIDFDRLEYIFRNNDIKFFYIIPRFHNPLGHCYSNREKKKIVELAEKYDVYIVEDDFLGDLDPNAKSDPLFSFDPSERVIYIKSFSKIFLPGLRIATVVLPKLMISNFLRYKFSSDFNSPALSQGALEIYLKSGMFQSHLKKIKEIYHTKMQLLQEACEALLPTNTYFSKPTSGFYIAIRLPENVTAKQVVHRLNEQQIYVDDASRMFLPEYKRENLLRISISQVEAKQIKPGIEQLANCITLLNSRKSCFLSNKSLLL; the protein is encoded by the coding sequence ATGAACCCGAAATATATAAATATAATGGAAGAAATTAAGCTTCGACTAACTAATGGATCGCTTGTTACTGGTAGTAAACTTCCATCTATTCGTCATCTGGCTAAGGAATTTTCATGTAGCAAAAATACGGTGATAAAAGCATATGTGGAGCTAGAAAAAGAGCATTTAATTTATGCTGTTCCTAAAAGTGGCTACTATGTTGTCAATGAATTTCAAAATGAGATAAACGAAAATAAAGAAATTGATTTTCTTTCTGCTGGCCCAGATAAAAATGCAATGCCTTATGTTGATTTTCAACATTGTATGAATCAAGCCATTGAACATTATAAGGAGGAACTCTTTACTTACTCTGATCAGCAAGGGTTATATTCCTTACGTGCACAGGTAGCAAAGTATTTACAGGATTTACAGGTATTCACGCAACCAGAAAGGCTAGTTGTTGTATCTGGTTCGCAACAGGCTCTTAATTTATTAGTTTCTATGCCATTTCCAAATGGGAAAAATAATATTCTGATTGAGCAACCTACTTATTTCGGATTCATTGAGTCTCTTCAGCTTCAGCAAACTACGACTTTTGGAATTGACTTATCGATGGAGGGAATCGATTTTGATCGGTTGGAATACATTTTCCGAAATAATGATATAAAATTTTTCTATATTATCCCGAGATTTCATAATCCGCTTGGACATTGCTACTCAAATAGAGAAAAGAAGAAAATTGTTGAATTAGCTGAAAAATACGATGTGTATATTGTGGAAGATGATTTTTTAGGTGATCTTGATCCAAATGCAAAGTCAGATCCTTTATTTTCTTTTGACCCTTCGGAAAGAGTGATTTATATTAAAAGCTTTTCAAAAATCTTTCTTCCAGGGCTAAGGATTGCTACTGTTGTTCTACCCAAATTAATGATTAGTAATTTTTTACGATATAAATTTAGCTCAGATTTCAATAGTCCGGCTCTTTCCCAAGGAGCATTAGAAATCTACCTGAAAAGCGGGATGTTTCAGAGTCATTTAAAGAAAATAAAAGAGATCTATCATACTAAAATGCAGCTTCTTCAAGAAGCATGCGAAGCCTTATTACCTACGAATACATATTTTTCTAAACCAACTTCCGGATTTTATATAGCAATTCGTTTGCCAGAAAATGTGACTGCCAAACAAGTAGTCCATCGATTGAATGAGCAGCAAATATATGTTGATGATGCTTCAAGAATGTTCTTACCGGAATATAAGCGGGAAAATTTACTGCGGATAAGTATTTCTCAAGTGGAAGCAAAACAAATAAAACCTGGTATAGAACAATTAGCTAACTGTATTACTTTGTTAAATAGTAGAAAAAGCTGTTTTTTATCAAATAAGTCTTTATTGTTGTAA
- a CDS encoding MepB family protein codes for MQTMELIKQLFPTDQKYQITNIKEEKQNEEYEGLTFRINTHDFRSRLAKKTPKKKGYFVVFWYKNINNENQAYSFDETPDKVIITILDDDKKGQFIIPKLELLKRGILRTKDTKGKMAIRVYPKWEKELNKNAMKVQKCQEIYFIDLSNEIDSEQMLSYYFE; via the coding sequence ATGCAAACAATGGAATTAATAAAACAATTATTTCCTACTGATCAGAAATACCAAATCACGAACATCAAAGAAGAGAAACAAAATGAGGAATATGAAGGACTTACCTTTAGGATAAACACTCATGATTTTAGAAGTAGACTAGCTAAGAAAACACCAAAGAAAAAAGGTTATTTTGTAGTTTTTTGGTATAAGAATATAAATAATGAAAATCAAGCATACTCATTTGATGAAACGCCTGATAAAGTTATTATTACCATTTTGGATGATGACAAAAAAGGACAATTTATTATTCCAAAATTAGAGCTATTGAAAAGGGGAATTCTTAGAACTAAGGACACTAAAGGGAAGATGGCAATAAGAGTTTATCCAAAATGGGAAAAGGAACTAAATAAGAACGCAATGAAAGTTCAAAAATGCCAGGAAATCTATTTTATTGATCTGTCTAACGAAATCGACAGTGAACAAATGTTATCCTATTATTTTGAATAA
- a CDS encoding DsbA family protein — translation MDNQKNNTMVCDLETGVCGVSDSSEEIEMINFNKPEKEVTLYYVTDPICSHCWAIEPTLRRFIKQYEDYFIFQPVMGGLLEKWHDGPIDPANGIYKPADVAPHWREVGNHSRMPIDGSVMIDNPVQSSYPASRVFKIIQKKYKEETALEFLRRTREALFLFNKNVSDRNILIDIVNKLDLPGEAIIQEAEQPIGQQLLKEDFQQVANLGARGFPTIIMINKENQGVRIVGDRPLEYYVKGLKQVLGNEDIQPKSQPSLSQLLEMEKLLFSKEIEMMYDIEQEDVDTFVNKELANDQYQKETILGEDYIAKI, via the coding sequence ATGGATAATCAAAAGAATAATACTATGGTCTGTGACTTAGAAACTGGTGTTTGTGGTGTTTCTGATTCATCAGAGGAAATAGAAATGATTAATTTTAATAAACCAGAGAAGGAAGTTACTCTTTACTATGTAACAGATCCAATCTGCTCACATTGTTGGGCAATTGAACCTACTTTACGCCGTTTTATCAAACAATACGAGGATTATTTTATCTTCCAACCTGTTATGGGTGGTTTATTAGAAAAATGGCATGATGGCCCGATTGATCCAGCGAATGGCATCTATAAACCAGCAGATGTTGCTCCACATTGGCGAGAGGTCGGAAATCATTCAAGAATGCCGATTGATGGTTCTGTTATGATCGACAATCCAGTACAATCTTCTTATCCAGCTTCTCGAGTATTTAAAATTATTCAAAAGAAATACAAGGAAGAGACTGCATTAGAATTTTTACGACGCACAAGAGAAGCACTTTTCCTTTTCAATAAGAATGTGTCTGATAGAAATATTTTAATCGACATTGTAAATAAGCTTGATTTGCCTGGAGAAGCTATTATTCAAGAAGCAGAACAGCCTATTGGACAACAATTACTTAAAGAAGATTTTCAACAGGTCGCAAATTTAGGTGCTAGAGGCTTCCCTACAATTATTATGATTAATAAAGAGAATCAAGGAGTACGAATTGTTGGTGATCGCCCATTAGAATACTATGTAAAAGGATTAAAACAAGTCTTGGGTAATGAGGATATCCAGCCTAAATCCCAGCCATCCCTTTCTCAGCTACTAGAAATGGAAAAACTTTTATTCTCTAAAGAAATTGAAATGATGTATGATATAGAGCAAGAAGATGTGGATACATTTGTGAATAAAGAACTTGCTAACGATCAATATCAAAAGGAAACAATTCTTGGAGAAGATTATATTGCAAAAATATAA